CGGCGCTACGCCGATGACGAGCATCAGTCGCGACAGCAAGGTGGCGGCCGCGCGGCCGACGTACAGGTCGCGGACGATCGCCAGCGCGACGACGGACCCGGCGGCGGCACCGACGCCCTGCAGGACCCGGAAGACCGACAGCATCTCGACGGTCGGGGAGACCGCGCAGAGCACGGAGGCCAGCACGTGCAGGCCCGCTCCGGCGATCAACGGCAGTCGGCGGCCGACGGTGTCGGAGAGCGGACCCACGAGCAGTTGGCCGACGGCGAGACCCGCGAAGGTGCCGGTCAGGGTGAACTGGACCGCCGTCGCGGAGGCGGCGAGGTCGGTGGTGATGGACGGCAGCGCCGGCAGGTACAGGTCGATGGTGAGCGGCCCGAGCGCGACGATGAAGCCCAGCGTCAGCACCAGCCGAATCCGCCCGATCGGCCGCATCGGCCCGCCGCTGGCCGACGGATTGGTGTCAGCCGGCGTCGTCGGAGCGGGCGTCGTGGTCGTGGCAGCCGGCGTCGTGGTCGTGGGACCGGTCGTCGTCGGAGCGAAAGTCGTGGTCGGAGCGGGCGTCGTCGGAGGATCGGAGATCGCCATGAGGTCCTCGTGATCGGGCGTACGAGCAGGGCGCGACGTCGCTGTCGCCAGCTATCGGCAACTACCCGCCCCGGCTTGCTATTCCCGCCCGGCCCCATAGTCCACCCTGCGGAATGGGGAACGACGCGGGAGCGCCTAGTCCGACCCGCGGAGCGCAGGGGCACGGGAGCGCGGGGAGCGCGGGGGGAGGGGAGCCCGGGAGCGCGGGGGGCGCGGGAGCGCGGGGGGCGCGGGAGCGCGGGGGGCGCGGGAGCGCGGGAGGCGCGGGAGCGCGGGAGGCGCGGGAGCGCGGGAGGCGCGGGAGCGCGGGGGGCGCGGGAGCGCGGGAGCGCGGGAGGCGCGGGAGCGCGGGAGGCGCGGGAGCGCGGGAGGCGCGGGGGCGCGGGAGGCGCGGGGGCGCGGAGGCGGTGGCGCCTGATCTGAGCCGCGCGAAGCGCAGGCGGAGGGGCGCGGCCCACTCCCCTCCTGCATCCGCCCGCAGGGCGGTCAGTCGGCGTGGGGTGGTTTGCGGCGTAGGGGTGGGTCGGGGGCCAGGGAACCATCCGGAGCGATGTGTTCGAAGATCTGGTCGACCAGGTTGAGGACGTGGGGGTCGTCGACGGTGTAGATGTGCCGGCGGCCCTCGCGGCGGGCGGTGATGATGCCGGCCAGGCGGAGTTTGCCGAGGTGCTGGCTGGCGGTGGCGATGCTGACTCCGACGCGGTCGGCCAGCGTGCCCACGTCGTACTCGCCCTGGGCGGCCAGTGAGACCAGGTGCAGCCGCACGGGGGCGGACAGCATCGCGAAGGTTCCGGCGGCGGATTCCAGCTGCGCCTTCGTCGGTTCGGGGAAGGTCGTCATCTCGCGGTCATTGTGACCGGTCGAGCGGCTCCTGGGGAGGCGGCAGGCCGAGGGTGAGCACGGTCTCACACTTTCG
The Kribbella italica DNA segment above includes these coding regions:
- a CDS encoding ArsR/SmtB family transcription factor codes for the protein MTTFPEPTKAQLESAAGTFAMLSAPVRLHLVSLAAQGEYDVGTLADRVGVSIATASQHLGKLRLAGIITARREGRRHIYTVDDPHVLNLVDQIFEHIAPDGSLAPDPPLRRKPPHAD